The following proteins come from a genomic window of Montipora foliosa isolate CH-2021 chromosome 2, ASM3666993v2, whole genome shotgun sequence:
- the LOC137991066 gene encoding transient receptor potential-gamma protein-like — protein sequence MEATSILLQTIGGEDVSPLNKKRERELRDAIKEQDLEKFKILISSSSTEDLNQVSSSGKTLLQLAGEITEESVRNDVINDLLYNGADLEVALLHAVRDSNAEIVEMLLGYHNQTPQASSKSLNEEHVTPLILAASLQNFEIVKLLLNSGFTISEPSKSHCNGSNGMVTGKLASALHFLHSYLGLASPVYIAASFLQNVDFGDDPVRRACAMNQTLREMGKQEYQFSKEYEELRDNCNEFVVALLNECRSMEEIQCIMETNVEDDLKGQFNMLEFAIATKSDKFVSHPYCQLLLDAEVYKGVSFLERSTWNQVLLILVASVLFPVLFLIWLVFELCCPNHKIAKMFHAPCVKFLIYCGLYQLFLFLLIITSWASVYSHYAFNDWLVLSFIIGLLVDVIKDWLQLGRKRFFSYVPNCMALATVVFFVSHYIIWWSAWAVMTRDGPHAPEHYSNHELHDVMLVSEGVLAVGILLAFFNNLSFVQASSSIGPLLGAFVEMMYDVGKFALYFFFIFLAFAVSFTKLHTQYLAGRSYFSSHVENATSEHRVGNLGESMSVTFWALFGEVERDYFHVPEKGFEILTSAGVIIFGAFNIAAVLVALNMLIAILNESYTRISEKLDTSWKCVRAKMWLHWIHKRGVLPPPISVLYVFLPVCWGVKHLASACFPGLFKIQRTMHRQKTIKTSEGKRREVIRQLVLRYLKQERKKKNGTKLHESDQKDGDQNSL from the exons ATGGAAGCAACAAGTATTCTGCTGCAGACGATTGGGGGCGAGGATGTTAGTCCTCTAAATAAGAAGCGTGAACGAGAACTCCGCGATGCGATAAAGGAACAAGATTTagaaaagttcaaaattttaatCTCGTCTTCCTCTACAGAAGACCTTAACCAAGTTAGCAGTTCTGGTAAAACGTTATTACAATTAGCAGGAGAAATAACGGAGGAATCCGTACGTAATGATGTCATCAATGATCTATTATATAACGGAGCCGACTTAGAGGTAGCTTTGCTGCACGCCGTACGCGACAGtaacgcagaaatcgtggaAATGCTGCTCGGGTATCACAACCAAACACCTCAAGCTTCGTCAAAAAGTCTCAACGAAGAACATGTTACCCCGTTAATCCTGGCCGCGTCGTTACAGAATTTTGAAATCGTCAAGCTTTTGTTAAATAGTGGATTCACCATCAGCGAACCGAGCAAGTCTCATTGCAACGGATCCAACGGAATGGTAACTGGGAAGCTGGCTTCCGCTTTGCACTTCTTGCACTCATACCTTGGTTTGGCCAGTCCTGTGTATATTGCAGCATCTTTTCTTCAAAACGTCGACTTTGGTGACGACCCTGTCCGTCGCGCATGCGCCATGAATCAAACGCTACGTGAGATGGGAAAGCAAGAATACCAGTTCAGTAAAGAATACGAAGAGCTGAGAGATAATTGTAACGAATTTGTTGTGGCGTTGTTAAATGAATGCCGCTCCATGGAAGAGATACAGTGCATTATGGAAACAAACGTAGAAGATGACTTGAAAGGTCAATTTAATATGCTAGAGTTTGCCATAGCAACCAAAAGTGATAAG TTTGTCAGCCACCCTTACTGTCAGTTGTTGTTGGATGCAGAAGTTTACAAGGGAGTCTCTTTCCTGGAGAGGAGTACTTGGAATCAAGTTCTGTTGATACTAGTGGCATCCGTTTTGTTTCCAGTTTTGTTCTTAATTTGGCTCGTTTTTGAACTCTGTTGTCCCAATCATAAAATTGCCAAGATGTTCCACGCTCCTTGCGTAAAATTTCTGATATATTGCGGACTTTACCAATTATTTCTCTTCTTACTCATTATAACATCGTGGGCAAGTGTTTACAGCCACTACGCCTTTAATG ACTGGTTGGTTTTATCGTTCATCATTGGACTATTAGTGGACGTCATTAAAGACTGGCTCCAACTTGGAAGAAAGCGTTTCTTTTCATATGTTCCAAACTGCATGGCATTAGCAACGGTTGTATTCTTTGTCAGTCATTACATCATTTGGTGGTCAGCTTGGGCAGTGATGACTAGAGACGGCCCCCATGCACCGGAGCATTACTCAAATCATGAATTGCATGACGTCATGTTAGTCTCTGAAGGTGTTCTTGCTGTTGGGATACTGCTGGCCTTTTTCAACAACCTGTCATTCGTGCAAGCCAGTTCTAGCATTGGCCCACTGTTAGGCGCCTTCGTAGAAATGATGTATGATGTGGGAAAGTTCgctttgtatttctttttcattttcttggcgTTCGCTGTGAGCTTCACCAAGCTGCACACACAGTACTTAGCGGGAAGAAGCTACTTTTCATCGCACGTTGAAAACGCAACAAGCGAGCATCGTGTTGGCAA CCTTGGAGAAAGTATGTCGGTGACATTCTGGGCTTTGTTCGGTGAAGTTGAAAGAGACTACTTTCATGTTCCAGAGAAGGGCTTTGAGATCTTGACCAGTGCGGGCGTAATAATATTTGGTGCGTTCAACATCGCAGCAGTTCTTGTGGCCCTTAATATGTTGATTGCCATTCTGAACGAATCTTACACTAGGATATCG GAAAAATTAGACACTTCGTGGAAGTGCGTTAGGGCAAAGATGTGGCTTCACTGGATTCACAAAAGAGGGGTTCTTCCTCCTCCGATCAGTGTTTTATACGTATTCCTTCCTGTGTGTTGGGGTGTCAAGCATCTTGCATCAGCCTGCTTTCCTGGGCTGTTCAAG